In a single window of the Niabella ginsenosidivorans genome:
- the nirB gene encoding nitrite reductase large subunit NirB, with protein sequence MKVVVIGNGMVGQKFCEKLVAQKPESLKLTVFGEETLPAYDRVHLSAYFAGKTVQDLCMKPMNWYKENQIDLHLGDPVVQVDRDQKVITSFEGKQFSYDYLVFATGSAAFVPPISGVDKHGVFVYRTIEDLNLIWRHAKVAKSAVVIGGGLLGLEAAKAMLDLGITDTHVIEFAPRLMPRQIDEGGSHVLTEKLKALGIVTHTQKNTAVILGNETITGLMFTDGSILNTDMLVISAGIKPRDELAKKCGLTIGHRGGISVNDQMQTSDPFIYAIGECAVHEGTVYGLVAPGYEMAEVVAHQLSGGTRDFRGFDMSTKLKLIGIDVASFGDPFTGGEEARSIIYHDNHKGIYKRINVSNDGKELLGGILVGDAETYNQLQQICTNRLAVPSSPADLIVTSNKTANGADDFELPAEALICSCEGVKKQTIEDAVVRKGCESFDAVKKCTGAGSGCGGCTPMVKDIITATLKKQGKAVRNVICEHFAYSRQELYDLTKIKDLHSFDEVLDTLGAGDGCEICRPAVSSILASLWNDLIIKKESATSQDTNDRFLANIQKGGTYSVVPRIPGGEITPEKLIVIGEVAKKYNLYTKITGGQRIDLFGAHLNDLPLIWEELIAAGFESGHAYGKALRTVKSCVGSTWCRFGLHDSVSFAIRVENRYKGLRAPHKIKSAVSGCIRECAEAQSKDFGIIATEKGWNLYVCGNGGSKPQHALLLAADIDSETCIKYIDRFLMFYIKTADPLTRTATWLNKMEGGIDYLRNVVVHDSLGIGAELEAQMQTLADHYECEWKKAVETPELRKRFAHFINAPEAKDPTVVFETMRGQKKAAEW encoded by the coding sequence ATGAAAGTTGTTGTTATTGGCAACGGCATGGTGGGGCAAAAGTTTTGCGAGAAACTGGTTGCTCAAAAACCGGAAAGCCTTAAACTGACCGTTTTTGGAGAAGAAACGCTTCCTGCCTACGACCGGGTGCACCTGAGCGCATATTTTGCCGGCAAAACCGTTCAGGACCTGTGCATGAAGCCTATGAACTGGTATAAAGAGAATCAGATTGATCTGCATCTCGGTGATCCTGTTGTACAGGTAGACCGTGATCAGAAAGTCATCACTTCCTTTGAAGGAAAGCAATTCTCATATGACTACCTGGTATTTGCTACAGGCTCGGCGGCTTTTGTACCACCGATCTCCGGTGTTGACAAGCATGGCGTATTTGTTTACCGTACTATTGAAGACCTGAACCTCATCTGGCGGCATGCAAAAGTGGCAAAATCAGCTGTTGTTATCGGCGGTGGGCTGCTGGGCCTGGAAGCTGCCAAGGCTATGCTGGACCTGGGCATCACTGACACGCATGTGATCGAATTTGCGCCCCGGCTGATGCCCCGCCAGATCGACGAGGGTGGCTCCCATGTGCTTACTGAAAAGCTCAAAGCCTTAGGCATCGTTACGCATACACAAAAGAATACCGCCGTAATCCTGGGTAATGAAACCATTACCGGGTTGATGTTCACCGACGGCAGTATACTCAACACAGACATGCTGGTGATCTCTGCCGGCATTAAGCCCCGCGATGAGCTGGCTAAAAAATGCGGTTTAACCATCGGTCACAGAGGCGGCATCTCCGTAAATGATCAGATGCAAACCAGCGATCCGTTTATCTATGCCATTGGTGAATGCGCCGTACATGAAGGGACTGTTTATGGGCTGGTAGCCCCGGGTTATGAAATGGCAGAAGTGGTGGCACACCAGCTAAGCGGCGGCACCAGAGACTTCAGAGGGTTTGACATGAGCACCAAGCTAAAGCTGATCGGCATTGATGTGGCCAGCTTTGGCGACCCGTTCACCGGCGGTGAAGAAGCCCGTTCCATCATTTACCATGATAATCATAAAGGCATCTATAAGCGCATCAATGTTTCCAATGACGGCAAAGAACTGCTGGGCGGCATCCTGGTGGGAGATGCGGAAACCTATAATCAACTACAGCAGATCTGCACCAACCGGCTGGCAGTACCTTCTTCGCCGGCTGACCTGATCGTAACATCAAACAAAACCGCAAATGGCGCAGATGATTTTGAGCTTCCCGCTGAAGCACTGATCTGTAGCTGCGAAGGTGTAAAAAAGCAAACCATTGAAGATGCGGTTGTCCGGAAGGGCTGCGAATCTTTTGACGCGGTAAAAAAATGTACCGGCGCCGGTTCGGGCTGTGGCGGATGCACGCCAATGGTAAAAGATATTATCACTGCTACTTTAAAAAAGCAGGGGAAAGCAGTACGCAATGTGATCTGTGAGCACTTTGCTTATTCCCGCCAGGAGCTCTATGATCTTACAAAAATCAAAGACCTGCACTCATTCGATGAAGTGCTGGATACGCTGGGTGCCGGCGATGGCTGCGAAATTTGCCGGCCGGCGGTCAGCTCCATCCTGGCCAGTCTCTGGAACGACCTCATCATTAAAAAGGAAAGCGCCACCTCACAGGACACCAATGACCGCTTTTTGGCCAATATTCAGAAAGGCGGCACTTACTCCGTTGTGCCCCGCATACCGGGAGGTGAGATTACACCGGAAAAACTCATTGTGATTGGTGAAGTAGCAAAAAAATACAACCTGTATACCAAAATAACCGGCGGGCAACGTATTGATCTTTTTGGTGCCCATTTAAATGACCTGCCATTGATCTGGGAAGAGCTGATTGCAGCAGGTTTTGAAAGCGGCCATGCTTACGGAAAGGCGTTGCGCACCGTAAAAAGCTGTGTAGGGTCTACCTGGTGCCGCTTTGGTTTGCATGACAGTGTAAGTTTTGCCATACGCGTTGAAAACCGGTATAAAGGATTAAGGGCCCCGCACAAAATAAAGTCGGCCGTTTCCGGCTGTATCCGTGAATGTGCCGAAGCACAATCGAAAGATTTTGGCATCATTGCCACTGAAAAAGGCTGGAACCTTTATGTATGCGGCAACGGAGGTTCCAAACCCCAGCATGCCTTATTACTGGCTGCGGATATTGATTCCGAAACCTGTATAAAATACATTGACCGGTTCCTGATGTTTTACATCAAAACAGCCGACCCATTGACCCGCACCGCTACCTGGCTGAATAAAATGGAAGGTGGCATCGACTATCTGAGAAATGTAGTGGTGCATGACAGCCTGGGCATTGGCGCTGAACTGGAAGCTCAGATGCAAACGCTTGCAGACCATTATGAGTGCGAATGGAAAAAAGCGGTGGAAACACCTGAACTGAGAAAACGCTTCGCCCATTTTATCAATGCCCCGGAAGCCAAAGACCCTACGGTGGTATTTGAAACAATGCGCGGCCAGAAGAAAGCCGCAGAATGGTAA
- the cobA gene encoding uroporphyrinogen-III C-methyltransferase, whose protein sequence is MTKLILIGAGPGDPELITLKAIRALQKADVILYDALANEELLLYAPNAAVKQFVGKRFGCHALSQQEINDLILEYGQHYKHIVRLKGGDPFVFGRAQEEMEIAFAAGMQVEVIPGISSALAVPASEMIPLTCRGVNESFWVVTGTTRSGELSEDIALAARSSATVVLLMAMSRLETIVDIFMAAGKGETAAAIIQNGTRPDAKMVLGKVKDIACRAQHSGLGNPAVIIIGEVVNLSRQLADKMAAGNGIAAVMGGLI, encoded by the coding sequence ATGACAAAATTAATCTTAATAGGAGCGGGGCCCGGAGATCCGGAACTGATCACACTGAAGGCCATACGGGCGCTTCAGAAAGCGGATGTGATATTGTATGATGCGCTGGCAAATGAAGAACTGCTGTTGTATGCCCCGAATGCGGCTGTTAAGCAATTTGTGGGTAAGCGTTTCGGATGTCATGCATTAAGTCAGCAGGAGATCAATGATCTTATATTAGAATACGGACAGCACTATAAGCATATAGTGCGGTTAAAAGGAGGCGACCCGTTTGTGTTTGGCCGGGCACAGGAAGAAATGGAGATAGCCTTTGCTGCAGGAATGCAGGTTGAAGTGATCCCGGGAATTTCCAGTGCCCTTGCGGTACCGGCATCGGAAATGATACCATTGACCTGCAGGGGAGTGAATGAAAGTTTTTGGGTGGTTACCGGTACCACACGGTCAGGAGAGTTATCGGAGGATATTGCATTAGCGGCCCGGTCATCTGCAACCGTGGTGCTGCTGATGGCCATGAGCAGACTGGAAACGATCGTGGATATCTTTATGGCAGCCGGGAAAGGAGAAACTGCTGCCGCCATCATTCAGAATGGTACACGGCCTGATGCAAAAATGGTATTGGGAAAGGTAAAAGACATTGCCTGCCGCGCGCAGCACAGCGGTCTGGGCAACCCGGCTGTTATTATTATTGGTGAAGTGGTGAACCTGAGCCGGCAACTGGCGGATAAGATGGCTGCCGGTAACGGAATAGCTGCTGTAATGGGCGGGTTGATATAA
- a CDS encoding SelT/SelW/SelH family protein translates to MKPEITIEYCPKCKWLLRAAYIAQELLTTFEEELKSVSLQPSEVSGRFLIGLNGECIFDRKRYGGFPEIKELKQMVRDRVCPGKSLGHSDTEAHHQQEP, encoded by the coding sequence ATGAAACCGGAAATAACAATAGAATATTGTCCGAAATGTAAATGGCTGCTGCGTGCAGCATATATAGCGCAGGAACTGCTGACCACTTTTGAGGAAGAGCTGAAAAGCGTAAGCCTGCAGCCCAGTGAGGTGAGCGGTCGTTTTCTCATTGGTCTGAATGGGGAATGTATTTTTGACCGGAAGCGCTATGGCGGTTTCCCTGAAATAAAGGAGCTGAAACAAATGGTGCGGGACCGTGTATGCCCCGGTAAAAGCCTGGGGCATAGTGATACTGAAGCGCATCATCAGCAGGAACCCTGA